The window ttagagcccgtttggacataagaaattttttcctttttatcaaaaaattttcacttttttccaaaatcagcgtttgttcataaaattttcaattttcacttgaagattcattttgtaattttttgaaattttgaaaaaatccaaaaatctgtttttcaaaattttcgttcagattactcacaaaacttcaaaaacaacccaaacacaactgtccaaacacaactctaattttcaaataccattttcacttgaaattttttttcactttttttttggaattttaaaattcttatgtccaaacgcccacttagtaTTTTCAAGTTAATAGTACTCTTCGAGATTATGAATTGAATTTGGACTAGTATTTTCATCAATTCTGAAGCTATATTGTTTTTCCTTTTTagtgtttttaaaattattttatacatatttaattgatttattacaacaacaacaacaataacaacaaactcagtgagaatcccacaagtggggtctgggcaGTATAGgatgtacgcataccttacccctatcttCGTGAAGGTAGAACAGTTATTTCCGATTGATCTTCGACACAATAAAATATGAGAAAGAAGCAATAGCAGCAAGCATTATCAACAACACAATGTTAGATAAACCGAAGCGATAGATAAACCGAAGCGAAAGAGACAATAAAGTGAATAAGAGTAAGAAACAGAACAACATATAGTAATAACTAGGCCTAAATGAATGCTAGAGCAATACAAATATTACCGATATGGATAAGAAAAACGCTTAGTAACCTACTAATCCTCTATGCTAATCCTCGATCTCGACACTCTTCTATTAAGGGTTATGTCCTCGGTTAGCTGTAGTTTTGCCATGCCCTGCCTAATCACCTCCTCCCACAACTTCTTTGGCCTACTTCACATGCCCAAATCATCTTAACCTCACTtctcgcatcttgtcctccagGGTGGCCACTCTCACATTGTTCctaatatcttcattcctaatcttatctctcctggtatgcccacacatccatctcaacattctcATTTCTGCCACTTTCATTTTCTAGATGTGGAATTTCTTGACAGGCTAACACTGTGcctcatacaacatagtcggtctaaccaccactctatagaacttacctttaagtctcaaaGGTACATTCTTGTCACATAACATACTGGATGCtaatctccatttcatccaccccgctccaatacgatgtgtaacacagtgttgtgaagagcgtgaagcgagaAAAAGCGACAAGCCCCTTTTCGCTTAAAGTGTGAAGCGAGAAGCGAAACGCTcacttttttgaagtgaagcggaattttaaaaagacaacaacaacccagtagaatctcactaatggggtctggggagggtagtgtgtacgcagaccttacccctacctcgaaggagtagagaggctatttccgaaagactctcgactcaagaaaataaaaagacaaatggagacaatattagtattaccacagaaatcataggaaaaataggaacaacatgaaacccagaagaaagatgccaagcaaaagcgatagctaatAAATAGGTCCTGCACTGAAAAGTGAAATAGTAAGACACCACATTGCCACTAGTTATCTTTAACACAAACCCTAACAGACTGGTCTCataatggtacgaagtaaggaaATATTCAattacctcctaacctacaaccctaatactcgacctccacatcttcctatcaagtgtcatgtcctcggaaatctgaagcctcgccatATCCCGCCTAATCACCTCTtaccaatacttcttaggccgccctctacctcttttCGTGCCCTCCATTACCAGCCGCTCACATCTccttaccggagcatctgggcttctcctctgaacatgcccgaaccatctgagcctcacttcccgcatcttgtcatgaatgggagccacgtgcaccttctcccgaatatcatcattcctaatcttatccatcctagtgtgcccgcacatctacctcaacatcctcatttctgctactctcatcctctggatatgtgagttcttaacaggccaacactcagccccatacatcatggtcggtctaaccaccgctttatagaatttacctttgagtatcggtgacaCTCTTttatcacacaggactccagatgctaacctccacttcatccatcctaccccaatacggtgagtgacatcctcgtcgatctcccctcccccctggataaccgacccaaggtacttaaagttgcctctacttgggatgacctatgattcaagcctcacatccatgtccacttcccccggctcaatgcttaacttacactccaggtattctgtcttcgtcctgctcagcttgaaacccttagactcaagagcctgtctccaaacctccagcctctcgttaacaccggctcgcgactcatcaatcagaactatgtcatcggcgaatagcatgcaccatggcaccttcctttgaatatggtgtgttaacgcgtccatcaccagggcgaacaagaacggactgagcgcagaaccttggtgtaaccccattacaaccggaaaatgatcggagtcgcctcctactgtcctaacccgagtctttgccctatcatacatgtccttaatcgccataatgtaaggaactgacacaccttttgcctcgaagcatctccagagaacttctctaggaaatTGACAGTAAGTAAGAAAAAAATTGGGCAGCATCTCGCTGTAATTTAAGAATGAAAcagtgaaagaagaagaagaattagaaaagagaaaaagaaccGAAGGAAAAAAAAATTTGGTAGCATTTCGCTGCTATTTTGAGActgaaacagtgaaagaaaaataaaaaggaggaggaggaagaagaaatcacttacccggGCTTGAACTTgatgaacttgaacttgaaaaatGCAGAAAATGGGAACCGTAGTCGCCTGATTTTCTATGCTGCTAGATGATGTTTTGATAAAAAGAGagcttttttatttttaatgttgTCGCTACTGTCGCTTCTCGCGCTTCTTGCTTTTTTGGCAGAAGCTCACACTTTATATCACCTGCTACGCTTCACAACACAGAAGCGACCAACTGCCCCGCTTCGCTTCGCTTTGCGCTTTAAGTGTTGAAGTGGGCACTTTTCACAACACTGGTGTGATATCATCATCAATCTCTCCGTTATCTTGGATTATTGaccccaaggtacttaaaactagctctcttggggatgactcgTGGACGTGAGGCTTGACTCACTAGCCATATTATTGAATATTGGAAAGCAATGGGCCATATGGAGCTAATCAGATATCGAGGATTCCTATGGTTGAAACAGTAGTCGTTGTGCTGTAGTGATGGGTCAAGTGTTGGATAGATGTGGCTTTTCTTTCATGCCAGATGGGAGACTTTCTCTACATGAAGAAGTTTCTTGTGTTATTTTTGAGAATCATATAAGAATTATTGGTCAGTCTGAAATGGTTTTGTTTACTGTGTTGACTTATTCAAAGTGTTCTTTGAGCTTCTTTTCTGCGTTAGGGCAGTCTTGTGTCCTTCAAATATAGAAATGGATAGCGGATATTGATTAACGTTTGTGTTTGCAGCTAGAGAACTTACCAGCAATGGTTGCGGGTGTGTGGACGGAAGATGGAAATCTACAGCTTGAGGCTACTACTCAGTTTCGGAAGCTGCTCTCGATAGGTAATCATTGTTTTTGTGGGTTTGTGTTATTGTTTTACTCCTCTCTTGTGGTTACTTGGACTTTCAGATAATCTCTCTGATCATACTATCAACAGAAAGGAGTCCGCCAATTGAGGAAGTAATTCAAGCTGGTGTTGTTCCTCGTTTTGTTCAATTTCTTGTGAGGGACGACTTTCCACAACTTCAGGTGTTTGCCACCTTGCTTTCTTATTCTTGAATTTTCCTATGGGAAGAGAAGTAGTGCGATAACACCTTAACTTTTCCCTTCAATGGTTTTAGTTTGAGGCAGCATGGGCTCTCACAAACATTGCTTCTGGGACATCTGAGCATACCAAGGTGGTGATTGAATCTGGTGCAGTCCCAATTTTTGTGAAACTTCTTGGTTCTCCTAGTGATGATGTGCGAGAGCAGGTATATACTAGTAGAGGCAAATTGAAACTTTCATAAGTTATTTATGGCCGTTTGTCTCTGTGAACTGTTATCATTAATTGAATGCTAGTGTTTGATTTATGGTATTGAGAACAATTTGGATATTCTCCTTTCCTCATTTAGGCTGTGTGGGCTCTAGGAAATGTTGCTGGTGATTCCCCAAAGTGCCGCGATCTTGTCCTTAGCTGTGGAGCTCTAGTTCCCTTGCTATCTCAGCTGAATCCAAATGCCAAGCTGTCTATGTTGAGAAATGCAACGTGGACACTTTCAAATTTCTGCAGAGGCAAACCACAGCCTGCTTTTGATCAGGTGGATCCTTAAGGCTTGATTAGCTTTTAACTCTTCTAAATTGCAAATATAAAGTGGTGATTTCTTATAAGTGCTCTTTCATTTATAAAGATTTGCTGTAACAGATAGTACAGTGTGTATGGTTCATATTAGTCACATTCTTCATTGATGCTGAGCAATAACTAATTCTATTTGCTCATCCATAGTGTTTGCTTGGTGGCTTGTTCCGTCACATCTTTCTCAAAAGCTGATAGACGATTCATGCTTTATGCATTGAGCTCAATCCTGGAAAAACTTTTTGTTTTTGCACTCAGTGAGACTTTATTAAAGATTATTAACGACCAGCACGGATGTCTAAATACAGTTGGCCTGCCAACCCAATAGATGTCTTTTTACTGGAAGCAAGTTGAACAATTTTTATTTCTGGATAGTATTTGGTTCTGAACAAACTATGAGTGCAAGCTTCTTTGTCACCTTCATAAAATAACTATGTGATTTTCTTGTTGGTATTGTTGAACAACATTGTTAAAACTATCATTTTCAACTATGTATCGTTAAGGTACTCATTCTTATATTTAGCTTTAGAATATTATGTGTCATTACTTGTGCAATTTATACACTTATACTTCTTGGGTGCGTTAATTTCAAAGTAATACTTGATATACAGAGGACAAACCTGATAATGTTGATGATTCTATGCATATCTAAACCTGTAAACTTGATTGTGCAGACAAGGCCTGCACTTCCAGCTCTTCAACAACTTATTCATTTAACCGATGAAGAAGTTTTGACTGATGGTTGCTGGGCGCTCTCATATCTCTCGGATGGTACAAAtgataaaattcaagctgttatTGATTCTGGAGTATGCCCGCGTTTAATTGAGTTATTACTGTAAGTGCTTGGTATTGTTCCAGTTTATTTTTGGTTATGAAGCGCTTAAAAATTCTCCTTTCTTTATATAGGTTATTTTTGTATTTCCTGATTCTAACTGACTGATTTAAACATGGTAGTCACCCGTCTCCATCGGTTTTGATTCCCGCGCTTCGGACAGTTGGAAATATTGTGACCGGAGATGATATGCAAACTCAGGTAATATTTAGATGGATGTTACTATTTTTCCAATTTTTATACTTGCTGATGATACAACAGCTAATTGTTCTCTGCATTTGATACAATTATCAATGAGTTAATAATGGTGGAAGGAATTGGTAATATCTTTAGGATCAGTCAAAGCTTATGGCAAGTGGGAGCTCTACGCTCTGAATTTACTTTATATCTCTTAGTTTTCACTGAATCTAGCTAAACATATTGCATGATTAGTTTATGTGATGAAgtaaaataatttcaaatttgcATAGTCCTTGTCCCGACTTTGAAATGCAAAAGTTTATAAGGGAACAATTCGTTTTAATCCCTTTCTTTCGAGAACAAGAGGCAAAATTAGTCCCTAGTCGAGGTGGGAATAAGATCAAGATAAGAGCCTCATCATAGAATGAATATATGTGTATTTACACAGTCATTTATGCCTTCACTTAAACTTTGCTCTATCTAAACTACTattgttttatgttgttaatgAAATGACCTTGGGCTTAAttcaaccccaaaagctagctcatgcGGTGAGGATTATCCGAACCATATTAAAGAGACCACCCATCCCTTAAAGCATCAATGTGGGACTCATCGTCCCCCCTCCATGCACAGGGCTGGATATCTGGAGCGTTGGACAATTTAATATGGGGGCTCAACATCGGGAAACAACAATTGGGATGGGTCCTACTCTAATACCATGTTAACGAAATGAACCTCGAGTCTAACTTAACCTCAAAAGCTAGAAGTTAGCTCATGAGATGAGGATTGTCCAAGCCATATTAAGGTGACCACCATGCCTTATAGTACCGTTGTGGGACTTTTCATATATGTTTTATGTTGAAGGCTCATAGAGCTTTAGTCTAGTGGTAAGAGCGCAACTTGTGATGTGTTGGTTCGGCGCACATTATAAGTTCGAACCCTTTTGCAGATTAAAGGACTAATATTTAAGTGATGAAGGTAGAGAGGGGCTTACTCATTATCCATTGAGTTTCGAACCTTGCGCCGCTGCTCCTTAGGGATTTCTCAATTATTTAGAAAACTATATGTTTCATCTATAAGACATCTTAGGTTCTCTAGGCTTTTTTTATGTCCATCATTATCATTTGAATTTTCTTAGTGTAGTTGTGAAAGAATTTATATATTACTTTCTTTGTCCCAATTTATTTGATGGTGTTTTCCGGGGCACAGagttaaagaaaaaaaagacttttgaaacttatggtCTAAAATAAGCCATAGAGAAGTGTGTGGCTATGAATTAGTTTATTAAGGTAAAATaggaagtttaaagttaaattgttactAATATAgaaagatgtcattctttttgggacTGACTAAAAGGAAAAAGTGCCACATTAATTGGGACGGAGAAAGTAATGTATATTATTTATTTACTAAttttaattcttaattatgttatacATGTTTTATATTTGGTTCACATTATACAATTCttcaaaatttaataaaatacaaATTTAGTGAAGTTTGCCTTTATCCTCCAGGGGTGTTTTTTGGTCAATTATGTCTATCTAAATCTTTATCCAGCACTACAGAAATGTGATAAGATAATTGAGAAGATGTTTCTGAAATTTTTTCTGTGTTAACCAACCTCATGTGGAGTTATGTTGGAGGATGATTCATTCTAAAACATCTTATCCTAGTTTATTCTTTTTGCAGACCAAATATTCACCTAATAAATTGCAATATATAATGTTGGTATCTATCAGCAGTTGTCACGTGCATACTTGAGAAAATATATGTGGTTAACATTACATAATTTTTTCTTCATCTGTTGCTAAATGGTTCCCTTTTCACTGTAAATTGTTTCCATTTTTTCCACTGAATTTGTAGCTGTGCTAGTTTATGATTTTCTTCTCCTACTTTCTTTGTTCTGTTGAACATTCCCATGCATCTCTAATCTCTATTGATTCGCTTCCTACAGCTGTTGAGATATTGTTTACCTCGTTGCAAATTGGGATAAATGATAGATTTATTTTGGTGTTTCCTAAATTAGTAAAAAAAAAACTCAGTCTCTTCTTTTCTGATGATAGGCGAAATATTTCTGTATTATGTTCCTTGAACCGGGTAATAGAGAGATATAGGATTTTGGACACACCGAGATTTCTGAACTTCCCATTTTAAACTGCATTACTTGGCATTGAGACATGCATCTTGGACCACAAATTATATTTGCCACTCTTTGCTGTATTAGGGTATGTCTATGCTCAAACATAATGGTTTTGATCTGTGGGATCATATCTTCTTGTGATGGTTGGTGATTTTGTTTTGCTTtgtctttctttttcatttttttgtgttAAACTATGGTTGTGTATCTGTGGTTTTGTTGTTTGATGCCAGATAATGAAGCTTATTTTTCTAACTAATCAAATCCATTTTTTAGTATTTCGTTTGATACCTTATTAAAAAGGGTGTCGTGCTATCTGATACCTTAAGGAAAAAAAGGTATCTTGTTGTCTGATATCTTAAGAGAAAAGGGTATCTTGTTCTTTGATACCTTAAGAAAAAAGGGTATATTGTTGTCCGATGTCAAATGCTGAAGCTTACTTTTCTTACTAATAAAATTTCTTCTCAGTGTATCATCAACCATCAGTCTTTGCCTTGTCTTTTGAACTTGTTGAATGGTAATCACAAGAAGAGTATTAAGAAGGAAGCTTGCTGGACAATTTCAAACATCACAGCTGGCAACAGGGAGCAAATTCAGGTAGTGCTGGGTGTGTAATTCTGGTTTTATGGCTAATTTTTGTTTGCTCCCCTACTGCCAACCAGCTCCCTCCCttttccaaaaaagaaaagaagaaagaattggACTACAGAAAAATTAATCTTTCTCGTGACCCTTTTTTCTTGGCAATATTAGGATGTTTATTTATTGTTTCCACTTGTGCTTCTTGATTATGTTATTTTATCTATGCTGCAGTCTGTAATTGAGACTGGTATTATTGGTCCTCTTGTTAATTTGCTACAAAATGCGGAGTTTGATATAAAAAAGGAGGCTGCATGGGCAATCTCAAATGCCACATCTGGTGGTTCGCATGAGCAGATCAAGTAAGATTTGGATATTCTGGTTTCTGTTTACCACAAGCTGTCGGCAAACGCTGACATTTCTGCTCGATTTATGTTATCATTACCTGCAGGTACCTTGTTAGTCAAGGTTGTATCAAACCACTGTGTGATCTTCTCATTTGTCCTGACCCAAGGATTGTCACAGTTTGTCTTGAAGGGCTTGAAAATATCTTGAAGGTTGGTGAAGCTGAGAAGAATTTGGGCCGGACAGCGGATGTAAATCTTTATGCGCAGCTGATTGATGATGCAGAAGGTTTAGAAAAAATTGAGAATCTCCAAAGCCATGACAATCAAGAGATTTATGAAAAGGCAGTTAAGATTCTTGAGACATACTGGTTGGAGGAAGATGACGAGACAATGCCACCTGGTGATGCACCCCAACAGGGTTTTCAGTTTGGAGATGGCGAGGTCTCTGTGCCTTCTGGGGGATTCAGCTTCAACTAAAGGTCTGCATGTGCTTTTTTTAGTCCACATGTTTATACAAAAAGTTTGCCCAAGTGGTTTCCTGGggcatgaatattatttctgtatttTAGCTACTTTATCAAATTTTAATTGCAGAGTCGCTTGATGATGCAGTATATGTGATGGAAAACTGGCTCCATCTGTTTCAATTTGAAAGTTGTAAAAGTTGCAAGGCTTAATTTATTGTGATGGTGGGAAGTAATGCCAGGGAGAATCAGTTCCATCTTTTTACTTGTTGCAGTTAGCTTGAATCATGAATTTGCTCTGGAGATTTTTAGTTCTATTCTTATTCATCTCCTTTCAACTTTTGTTTTTTCCTCCTCTGCTTTAGCCGGTTGTAGTTTATTATTATTTCACTATTTTATCTTCTGCTGGGAATGTTAACGTTCCCAAGAACCTCTCTGTGCACGGCTTAAAATGATGGCTAGCTATTCACTTTTTTCTTGGTGTTGCAATATTGATGTCTTGAATCTTTGGCGTTCTTGTCAGAGTGATAATAAAAGTTTGTTGTATTTGGGTATAATCTAAGCTGAAATAATAATTCTGCTCTCTTCTTCCCCATGCAAAAATACTTCTAATGCTGTGGGATGTTTATAAGATAGCCTTCAGATTTTCTGGTTGTGTGGTTTTTCTTTTACTACTACTCTCCACAGGTCGATTAAAAGTTTTCCTTCGGCAAGACAACGTGATTGTTGGATTCATTTTTCTAATACAGCACTAGTGTTAGAACCCGCGCGATGCGCGAATAATTTAAcagaatattaatcttataaagttatgatctaatatattaaattattttaataaatattagttattattttattatttcatgtaGTGTACAGAAATATTAAAAGATCTATACAAAACAAAAGAATACACATTAAATAGTAATTGAATAAATTATTTGTTCCTTATTACTCATTAttaaattagcaagtacttaGTACTATATATTTACTAATATAACtttttattaacttgtcaattatttttatattttgaaattaattcTCTTTTattataatatagatatatatatatttattactctgtaaatattttttttaacttatGTTATACTGTTCAAAATTCTTCAATTGTCTAAATTTATGAATAATTTTattgagtgttatttatttatttattatttattatttattcattatttattaattaagtcTATACATATCATAAAATTGTCTTTATCCCCATCTTTTCGTACATTCTTTTCTATtgtaatatttgattagttttcttattttgaaatttactgaaaatttaaataatgtaatattttttactaaattataattttaaattcatcaaaagtataaagatataagcctttttattatttttataaaaaaactaCCAATatgtataattatttttaatttaatttaaattattaactaatatatatatatatatatatatatatatatatatatatatatatatatatatatatatatatatatatgagagagagagagagagagagagagagagagagagagagggagagagggaGAGACTAGTATATTAGGAAAAAACTACTCCCgatttgaattgaaagttttttttattattattttaaaataattttaaaactccaagtAAAAACTATTCCTTAATTTGAATTGgcattttttaaaaaacaaattctataactccaacttgaaactatttcccaatttgaatgggtagttttttttatttttcttattgtagctaattataagatatctatattttttaattcaaatagagtaaccaattaatttaaaatttaaaaattcaaaaagttttttagttagaaatgtaatttattttatcttaaaactccaacttgaaactactccccaatttgtattggcaattttattttatttttaatttcgtTTTTTATTGTAAACTAATTTTGAAacccaacttgaaactactccctaaAGCATTTCATCTTTACTAACGTAATGATCTTTTGAGTTCCTCGTATTCATTAATTACTTTTGCATTGTTGTGTTAAATACATAAAATTATTATCTTTGTTGTCTCCTTTGCATTGCCTATATAAAGGGATAGTATTAGTGAACTCCATGTGAATTTATTTTGCTGGAATTTAAATAGTTACAACTAATTATATTTTCTAAATGGCCTTTAGATGAAACGGTAGTTGCGTCCTCGCTTGATGACCTTAATCCTTCCAAGAAAGATTAGCCAAACTAGGATATGTCGTATCTTGTGGTCAATTTGAAGAACAATAATGAAGTTATTAGCCGCGACATGGTTTTTATTGATCAGGATGTATATATTCTAATTTTATTTTGATTCTACTATATTCGGTTGTTCCatgatttattattttgattCTTTTCATTGGTTCTTCCACTGTTTATTCCACGAATCTTCATCTGTCTTATtcattatatatttatttcacttGTGTGGATCGGAACTCTTATAATGAGTTTACTGTTATTTTTATCCCAACAGAAGGATTTAATGCATGCAACAACTCACAAGACATCAGAATAAGTTCCAAGAAGGTTGCACGTAATTACAGGTTTTAAGGTGACTCTTAATACTGAAAATTATTTGCCGATTATGGGGGATCACATGATATATTTCTTGATATTTACTACATtcaagaaaattgatgaaaaacATTGTGAAATCCCATCAATTTGTTGACATCCCAACTATTGAGACTCGAATTAGTGATGATCGATTATTTGTAAATTACTTGTGCCTTATTAAATTGTTTACATACACTTATTTGCTAATTTTTAAGTATGTTTTCCGTTGTAGATGTTATAGGATGTCCGACATTCATTGGCAGAATGGAGGTCATAGATGGTAATAGGAAGAGAGATATGACGATCATGCTACCGGAGTTAGTATATAAATACTGTTTTTTATCTGTCATTTTTAAACGTCTTATTTTTTTCATATAGATGTAAGAAAGCGAGTATTAGAGTGACACTGTTGGGTTATATTGCGGCGCATCTGAAAACATCTACCTATTCACAAGGCAACATACCATTTATCGTTGTCATCACATCAGTTACTGTCAAGAAATATATGGACGTGATGAAATATATAAGCGAGATGCATGAAATATATAAGTGCTTGTTTATATCTATCGCTtgttgtttgtttttgtttttttactAACTGTATCATATTGCGTTTGAGGtgtatttacccgaaaaatagatagagttgaatttatatgtagttccgaggatatgtggtgtaacttaacacaaaatataaggataaatagaaatgtaaatatagattgcagagaatacgaaatagataaggttgtcaggaacaatgaatcttaggattcaacaaatagaatcaatctaagaaatctgaaagaacgattctttactgtagaagaatatagcgcttttattacaatgtaagcctaaGAAAACTTGTTTTtacagaaatggtaaccaagtccttttatagtggagggatttggctctaagcataataaaataaacattcagtgggaggcccatgataagtcagtttttccacaatttctgccaagattctctctagtgggattgcaacggcttttgtctgcgagctcgatcttgcttagaaccctcgattttggtttgagcttgatttcgactcgagctcttgatcttggttcgagcccgatcctggctcgagccctcgaattgattcgaggtcaatgttggttggtctctagattatcagcatgatagatctactctgcatcatggttcgatttcgattcgagcttgataatgatatcgaactcgaggttagtttgttccaccttcgggatcttacttcgatagatcatcgttcgaactcgatcggacgtgctaaggccgaaatctatt is drawn from Nicotiana tomentosiformis chromosome 12, ASM39032v3, whole genome shotgun sequence and contains these coding sequences:
- the LOC104113137 gene encoding importin subunit alpha-2-like, with the translated sequence MSLRPNARTEVRRNRYKVAVDAEEGRRRREDNMVEIRKNKREENLQKKRREGLQPNQQFTLPAHTTVEKKLENLPAMVAGVWTEDGNLQLEATTQFRKLLSIERSPPIEEVIQAGVVPRFVQFLVRDDFPQLQFEAAWALTNIASGTSEHTKVVIESGAVPIFVKLLGSPSDDVREQAVWALGNVAGDSPKCRDLVLSCGALVPLLSQLNPNAKLSMLRNATWTLSNFCRGKPQPAFDQTRPALPALQQLIHLTDEEVLTDGCWALSYLSDGTNDKIQAVIDSGVCPRLIELLLHPSPSVLIPALRTVGNIVTGDDMQTQCIINHQSLPCLLNLLNGNHKKSIKKEACWTISNITAGNREQIQSVIETGIIGPLVNLLQNAEFDIKKEAAWAISNATSGGSHEQIKYLVSQGCIKPLCDLLICPDPRIVTVCLEGLENILKVGEAEKNLGRTADVNLYAQLIDDAEGLEKIENLQSHDNQEIYEKAVKILETYWLEEDDETMPPGDAPQQGFQFGDGEVSVPSGGFSFN